The segment CACCCACCACTGCACCTGCTGCCACCGCCTGATTCGTATCGTAGGCGCCAACAGCGAGTCCCTACAACTGTTTTTCATCGTTGAGCGTCCTCGAGCTCTGAGGTATCCTCGCGGGCTGATCTAAGTCGGATGCGGTGTCCGACAGCGTTTCGTAATTGCCAGTAGCTCTATGTCGGACGAGAAGTATAGGATGGCGAGGAAAGCTCCTGTGAGAGGCAGCACCGGCGTTGTTGCGATTCCTTCGCGCGGCAAATCTTCGCGCGGCCTCCCAGTCCGACGCACGAAATCCTTCTCTATCTTCAGGTCGTGACCAAGCCTAAACCAATTCGCGTTTTGGTCGTTGCCGGTGCCCGGCCTAACTTCGTAAAGATCGCCCCTCTGATGGATCGCCTTTCCTCGCTTACGTCGGGCGAGGCAGAGACTTTGCTCCTGCACACCGGCCAGCACTACGACGAGGCCCTCTCGCAACTGTTCTTCGATCAACTTGGCATTCCCCGGCCTCAGATCAATCTCGAAGTGGGTTCAGGCCCGCACGGGAAACAGACTGCCGAAATCATGGCCCGCTTTGAACCGGTTGTGTTGGACTGGAAGCCGGATGTCGTTGTGGTCGTGGGCGACGTCAACTCCACCCTGGCATGTGCGCTGGTGGCGGTGAAGCTGTGCGTCCCGGTTGCCCACGTGGAAGCGGGCTTGCGCAGCTTCGATCGGACGATGCCCGAGGAGATCAATCGCCTCTTGACCGATGCCATCTCCGATTTTCTCTTTGCCAGCGAGCCCTCGGGTGTAGAAAACCTTCGTCGCGAAGGTGTGGCGGAGGAAAAAATCCATCTGGTGGGCAACGTGATGATTGACTCCTTGCAAAAGTTCTTGCGCGTCGCGCGCCAGACCTCTGTGTTTCGTGATCTTGGGCTGCTACCGTATGGGCAGCCGTCTGCCACGGAAGGGAAACCGCGTCCGTATGCAGTGCTTACGATGCACCGGCCTTCCAACGTGGATGAGAAAGAGAAACTGGCCTCCTTGCTCGAGGTCCTGGGCGAGGTAGGTCAACAGATTCCCATCCTCTTTCCCGCGCATCCGCGTACCCAGGAGCGGCTTGAGCGATTTGGGCTCCAGAGCAAGGTCCGAACACGCTGGACAGAGGCCGACTGCGGCGTCCTAGTGACTGGGCCGATCGGCTACCTCGAATTCCTCCACCTGATGAGCGAGGCAACGTTCGTTCTCACCGATTCGGGCGGGATTCAGGAAGAGACGACCGTGCTTGGCGTGCCCTGTCTCACCTTGCGCGAGAACACCGAACGGCCGATTACCATCGAGGAAGGAACCAACACGGTGGTCGGCACCGACCCAGTGCGCATTCTCACTGCGGCGCGCGCCATTCTCGCTGGGAAAGGGAAGAAAGGCCGGACACCCACACTCTGGGATGGACGTGCCGCAGAACGCATCGTTGCCATCTTGATGGACCGCTTGATGAGCGCTGCCTGATTCATACTGCAATACGAAACACAGGCTTTTCCACGCTCTTAGCCAGAACATTCATGCTGCGGATCTCGTTTTCACTTCAACTAGACGAACCGAACATGAGTTCCAGAGTATGGCCGGGGCGTCAACCCGCGGCAGGCTATAGACTAACCTTACATGCGTCATCGCGACACGGGTCGGGGACCTCGAGAAACACTTCCCAAGAGTGGCACTTTATAGGTGCCAGTCCCGGTTGGCCGCGGGTAGCAATCCACCTAATTTGAAGAGAAACAGTTGGGACTTCAAAGGAAAACCTTTTCCTCGTAGCCGGTATCTCCTCCACTCCCACAATGCTTAAAGCCTGCTCTTATCTCTAACAAATGGAATGCGCTAATTGGACCAGGGGCGAAGTATCCCCCGCTGTGCCCCCTTTGGCCTGCTATTTGCCGCTTCAGGAAAGTTGGCGGATATCAGGACTCGGGCTGAAAACGAGGCCATGCCCCCGCGCAGGGGCCGAACAGCTCTCAACAGCATGATGAAGGAAATCAGAAAACTTGTCCTGGTTTGGATTTTCCTGACAGCGTCGGCAGTTGCTCAAGAAAAAAGCCAGAATCCACAGCAAACTTTCCCTCCTTTTATGAGACTCCCCTCGCATGAGCTTAAGATAGTGTTGGCTCCACGCGTCGAATCCTTGACCATGTTTGAGGCCGCGCCTCGGCCGAGCCTCTTTCCCGAGGTGGCGCCGCGCTTAAAGGTTCAGCCACAGCAGCAGCACAAGTTTTGGGACCACAAGAAGAAGTTTCTTTTTGGTGGCGCCGCAGCGTTAGTTGTGGCCGATGTGTGGACCACGCGCCGCATCATTTCCCGAGGCGGCCACGAATTCAATCCAGTGGCACGGCCCTTCGCCGGGAGTGACGCAGCGTTTGCCGCCTATCGGGCAAGTAGTTGGGGTCTATACCTTGGCCTCAGTTACTTCTGCCACCGCAAAGGCTGGCACCGGCTCGAAATTATTGTACCTGCCCTCTTAATCTCGATAGACGGGGCAGCAGTAGCGAATAACCTGGCGCGCGTCTTCTGAGATTGCCCTCCGGGTCATGGCTCGATGGCCTATATTGCCAGTCCCGGCTCTCCAATGGCACACGATCACCACGTGACGCTGCTTTAGATAGTAGGGTTGGCCGAGAGCAAAGGACAGTCCGGGTCCTTCGTGGTGGCCAAAAGCAACCCGTTTGTCGCTATGGTTCTTGGCGCAACTGGATTAGACGCCGTTGGTTTTTCTCACACGAGAATCTCGAGAACTCGGGGTGGACCATCGCAAGAATTCCGCCGCGAGGGCAAAGGCACATCTCTTCAATATGCATAATTGCACCCGAACCCACGCGTCCCAGTAAGCACAGAAGAGCCACATCCTGCGGACCATGCTTCAAAGTCTTACTCAAACCGCAAGTCATCGCTTAAAGCATTTTGCTTAGGCAAGTGCAGTGGATGCGACGCGATTTCATCCGCATTCCGCGCAGTTATTGCCCATGGCATGCACGGCGGCGCTAGACAGAAATTTCTTTCCACGAAAATGCAAGGTCTTTCACGGTCCCCCTTGGGGCGTGCATGCGGGCCTTTGGGTTTTCATGGACTTCTGCATCCACGCCAAGGCTGCAACCCAATAGAAAACAACCAGGTTATGACCGCTCTGCCGCGGAGAGTACTTCCGCCTTCGCCCGTCCAACAGGCGAAAGGGTTTGGCACCCACCATGCTAGTAAGGTTTTGGCATTGTCTACTAAGTTTATCGACTTGATGGATGCCATAGAGTTGATGGTGAAACGGTGAAGATCTCCCAGAAAGGCCTGTACGCGCTGCAAGCTCTCATGTTGCTTGCCCGGAAATATGCGGAGGGTGCGATCAAGATTCGAGAGATTGCGGCGGCGGAAAATCTTCCCGAAAAATTTTTGGAGCTCATCTTGCTTCAGCTCAAGAACGCCCGCTTGGTAGAGAGCGTGCGCGGAGCGAAAGGAGGCTACCGACTGCGGCGTCCTCCCTCGAGGATCTTCCTGGGCGAAATCATTCGCACCATTGACGGTCCGCTCGCTCCCTTTGGAGACGCCGAATCTCTCCGAAGGCTGGTCGAGCGAGACAAGAAACATAGTTCGCTTTATCGTGTTTTCCTTGATGTCCGGAACGCCGCTGCCCGCATTATGGATCACACGTCCCTTGCCGACATTTGCCATGACCGTAGCTAGATTTCCTTTTAACGGGACTTTCGTGGGCAAGGTACAAAACCGCGCAGGGGGGGAATTATTACAACGGCGCCACCGGAACACAAACGTTATCAAGAGAGCGGGCGGGAATAGAATTCACCTACGTCCGGAACCTCTATTCGTTGCGTGCGGAATACATCTGGGGACACGACGACTCGATACGGAAGCGCGGGTGGTACAGCCAGTTGGCTTACCGGTTCCGATCCCAGTGGGAAGGTCTTTTCCGGTTTGACAACTACGATCCGAACCGTCGAGCGGGCAACGAGGTGACGAATACCTATCTCACGGGCGTGAGCTGGTATCTGTCGAAGTGGGTGAAGTTTCAGGCCAACTACGGAGTGGTGGATGAGGAAGCGCGTCCCAGCCTCAGCCACACCCTCCTGACGCAGGTGCAATTTCAATATTAGCCGGCGGGAGAAAACCAAGTGACGGTGAGCAAACAAGGAATGGCGATGATGGTTTTGCTCGTACTGCTGTCGGCAGCTCATCTTCCGGCACAAGACAAGCGGGTGGTGATCCGCGCCGGCCATTTTCCCAACATTACGCACTCCCAGGCGCTTATCGGCAAAGCGAACGCCTGGTTCGAAAGGGCCTTGGCAACGGAGGCACGCATCGAATGGAAAACATTCAACGCCGGGCCCTCTGCCATTGAAGCCCTGTTTGCTGGGGCGATCGACCTGACCTACATCGGCCCGAACCCTGCCATCACAGGGTATGTGCGCTCGCAGGGCGAAGCCCTGCGAGTGGTCGCCGGAGCCACTAGCGGCGGCGCGGCCTTGGTCGTGCGCGCCGACGTAGGGATTCAAAAGCCAGAAGATTTTCACGGCAAGAAGATCGCTTCGCCCCAACTTGGCAACACGCAGGACGTGGCCCTGCGCGCCTGGTTGCACGGTAACAAGCTCAGGCTGCGCGAGAAAGGTGGGGATGTGCAGGTGATCCCGATTGCCAATCCCGACCAGCTCACGCTTTTTCTCAAGAGAGAAATTGACGCTGCCTGGGCGCCGGAACCCTGGGCTTCACGCCTCATCAGGGAGGCCAACGGCCGCCTGTTTCTTGACGAGCGCGAACTATGGCCGAATGGTCAGTTCGTAACCGCGCACCTGATTGTGAGCACGAAATTCCTGAAGCAGCACCGGCCCCTGGTCAAGAAGTGGCTCCAGGGTCACGTCGAACTGACCGAGTGGATCAACAAGAATTTGCCAGAGGCAAAACGGATCTTGAATGAGCAGATCAAGAAAGAGACTGGCAAGGCGTTGCCCCAGGCGGTGTTGGACGATTCCTTCTCCCGTCTGCATGTGACCTACGATCCGGTCCGGTCTTCACTCTTCACCTCGGCGCGCTGGGCGTATGAGTTGGGATTCCTGGGACGCGAGCGGCCCGATCTTTCGGGCCTCTATGATCTTTCGGTCCTGAACGAGGTACTGAGGGAGAAAGGAGCCAAGCTGGTGCCATGAAGATCTGGACTGTAAGTGGGGCGAGGGACCGTCGAATTGCACTTGTCTTGGACAAAAGAATGTCGAACACTCTTGAAGCTCCTGACTTGCTTGCAACCCAGAAAAGCAAACTCAGTTTGCGGAATGTTTCTCGGTGCTTTGAAACTCCGCGGGGTGTTCTCGCGGCTCTGCAGGACATCCATCTGGAGGTACGCGAGGGTGAATTCCTCTGCATTGTGGGGCCGTCGGGTTGCGGCAAATCCACCCTGCTTAACCTCATGGCCGGGCTCGATCGTCCCACCGCCGGCGAAGTTTGGATGGACGGCCGCCACGTTGACGGGCCCGGCACGGATCGCATTCTAATCTTTCAGGAACTCGGCTTGTTCCCCTGGCTTACGGTGCGTGAGAACGTTGAATTCGGCTTGCGCATGAACGGTCTGGCGAAGAGAGAGCGCCGCGCCCGCGGCCAGCATTACTTGCGTTTGGTCCATCTTTCTGAGTTCGAAGAGAGCTACATCCATCAACTCTCCGGAGGCATGAAGCAGCGTGTGGCCCTAGCGCGGGCGCTTGCCGCCCAACCTGACGTCCTGCTCATGGATGAACCCTTTGCCTCCTTGGACGCGCAGACCCGCGACATGCTGCACGACGAGCTGGAACGGATTTGGGCGGAGACTGGACAGACGATTGTCTTCGTCACCCACAACGTCCGCGAAGCCGTCCGCCTCGGCGATCGAATCGTGATGTTGACCTTCCGCCCCGGG is part of the Candidatus Acidiferrales bacterium genome and harbors:
- the wecB gene encoding UDP-N-acetylglucosamine 2-epimerase (non-hydrolyzing), translated to MTKPKPIRVLVVAGARPNFVKIAPLMDRLSSLTSGEAETLLLHTGQHYDEALSQLFFDQLGIPRPQINLEVGSGPHGKQTAEIMARFEPVVLDWKPDVVVVVGDVNSTLACALVAVKLCVPVAHVEAGLRSFDRTMPEEINRLLTDAISDFLFASEPSGVENLRREGVAEEKIHLVGNVMIDSLQKFLRVARQTSVFRDLGLLPYGQPSATEGKPRPYAVLTMHRPSNVDEKEKLASLLEVLGEVGQQIPILFPAHPRTQERLERFGLQSKVRTRWTEADCGVLVTGPIGYLEFLHLMSEATFVLTDSGGIQEETTVLGVPCLTLRENTERPITIEEGTNTVVGTDPVRILTAARAILAGKGKKGRTPTLWDGRAAERIVAILMDRLMSAA
- a CDS encoding Rrf2 family transcriptional regulator — protein: MKISQKGLYALQALMLLARKYAEGAIKIREIAAAENLPEKFLELILLQLKNARLVESVRGAKGGYRLRRPPSRIFLGEIIRTIDGPLAPFGDAESLRRLVERDKKHSSLYRVFLDVRNAAARIMDHTSLADICHDRS
- a CDS encoding ABC transporter substrate-binding protein, with amino-acid sequence MSKQGMAMMVLLVLLSAAHLPAQDKRVVIRAGHFPNITHSQALIGKANAWFERALATEARIEWKTFNAGPSAIEALFAGAIDLTYIGPNPAITGYVRSQGEALRVVAGATSGGAALVVRADVGIQKPEDFHGKKIASPQLGNTQDVALRAWLHGNKLRLREKGGDVQVIPIANPDQLTLFLKREIDAAWAPEPWASRLIREANGRLFLDERELWPNGQFVTAHLIVSTKFLKQHRPLVKKWLQGHVELTEWINKNLPEAKRILNEQIKKETGKALPQAVLDDSFSRLHVTYDPVRSSLFTSARWAYELGFLGRERPDLSGLYDLSVLNEVLREKGAKLVP
- a CDS encoding ABC transporter ATP-binding protein translates to MSNTLEAPDLLATQKSKLSLRNVSRCFETPRGVLAALQDIHLEVREGEFLCIVGPSGCGKSTLLNLMAGLDRPTAGEVWMDGRHVDGPGTDRILIFQELGLFPWLTVRENVEFGLRMNGLAKRERRARGQHYLRLVHLSEFEESYIHQLSGGMKQRVALARALAAQPDVLLMDEPFASLDAQTRDMLHDELERIWAETGQTIVFVTHNVREAVRLGDRIVMLTFRPGRIKNQFCVQLPRPRHLEDPEVALTAREILAQLREEIHKAVEAEYQHEKRR